The nucleotide window GGCCCAACACCAGCCGGGTGATCCTGCTGACCGATGCCACCAGCCGCATCCCGGCGATCATCCAACCCTCGGGGCAGCGCGCGATGGTCACCGGCGACAACTCCGCCGCCCCGCCCATCGACTTTCTCGAGGATTCCGAGCAGGTGCGCCCGGGCGACCGCATCGTGACGAGCGGCGACGGCGATGTCTTCCCGCCGGGGCTGCTGATCGGTCAGGTGGCCGAGGACCCGGGCGGCCGGCTGCGGGTGCGGCTTGCCGCCGACTACGAGCGGCTCGAGTTCCTGCGCGTGCTGCGCGACCACGGCGCGCGGCGGGTGAGCTCGCCCTCGGCGCTCATCCTGCCCGAGGTGCCGCCGGGCAGCGACAGCGCCGAGACCACCGGCACCGCCGGCACCGCGCCGGAGCAGCCAGATGGCTGAGTCCCGCCCTGCCCGCACGTGGATCATGCGCGGCACCTTCGTCCTGCTGGCCGTGGCGATCATGTTCTACCACCTGCTGCCGCTCGACATGATGCCGCCGCGCTACGCCGGGCCCGACCTGCTGGTCGCCATGTGCTTCGCCTGGGCGCTGCGCCGGCCCGATTACGTGCCGGCGCTGTCGGTCGCGGGCGTCATGCTGCTGGCCGACATCATGTTCCAGAGGCCGCCGGGGCTCTGGGCCGCGCTGGTGCTGCTGGCGACGGAGATCCTGAAATCGCGCGACAGGCGCGACCGCGAGACCACCTTCGCGATGGAATGGATCGGCGTCGCCACCACGCTTGCCGTGATCACGATCGTGTATCGTCTGACCCTGGCCCTCTTGATCGTGCCGTCGGGAACCTCTTTTCTGGCACTCATGCAGTACGCGATGACCGTGATCTGCTATCCTCTGGTGGTCATGGTGTCGCAATACCCGCTCGGGGTCCGTCGTATGGCGCCGGGCGACTTCGATCACGCCGGGAGAAGCCTGTGAGACGCACACCACGCGAGAGCGCGGACAGCACCCGCAAGATCACCCGCCGCGGCCTGATGCTCGGCGGCGCGCAGCTGGCCTTCGCCGGCGTGCTCGGGCTGCGGATGCACCACATGCAGGTCGACCAGGCCGACGAGTTCCGGCTGCTCGCCGAGGAGAACCGCGTCAACATCCACCTCATCCCGCCGTCGCGCGGGCGGATCTTCGACCGCGAAGGCCGGGTGATCGCCGACAACGAGCCGACCTACCGCATCACCATGCGCCGCGAGGATGCCGGCGACGTCGAGGATGTCATCCGGCGCCTTTCCGCACTGGTGGAACTCGACGAGAAGGAAGTCGCGCGCGCGCTCGAGGAAATGCGCACCTCGCCGCCCTTCCTGCAGGTCACCATCGCCGACCGCGTCAGCTGGGACGCGATCAGCCGCGTCGCGGTGAACGCCCCCGCCCTGCCCGGCGTCACGCCCGAAGTGGGCCTGAGCCGCTTCTACCCGCAGCACCAGACCTTCGCGCATGTGGTAGGCTACGTCGGCCCGGTGTCGGACCGCGACCTTGCCCGCTACGAGGACCCCGAGCCGGTGCTGCGCATCCCGCGCTTCCAGATCGGCAAGGTCGGCATCGAGGCCAAGTTCGAGGACCGCCTGCGCGGCTCCGCCGGCGCCAAGCGCGTCGAGGTCAACGCCGTGGGCCGGGTGATGCGCGAGCTCGACCGCCGCGAGGGCGAGGCCGGCGCCGACATGCAGCTGACCGTCGACAGCGAGCTGCAAGACTACATCAAGGCGCGGCTCGGCGAGGAAAGCGCCTCGGCCGTGGTCATGGATGTCGAGAACGGCGACGTGCTCGCCATCGCCTCGTCGCCCTCCTACGATCCCAACAAGTTCGTGCGCGGCATCTCGGTCAAGGACTATGGCGAGCTGCGCGAGAACAACCACCGCCCGCTGGCATCGAAGACCGTGCAGGACGCCTACCCGCCGGGCTCGACCTTCAAGATCGTCACCGTGCTCGCCGGGCTCGAGGCCGGGATCATCGGCCCCGACGACACCGTCTATTGCCCCGGCTACCTCGAGGTCGGCTCGCGCCGCTTCCACTGCTGGAAGCGGGCGGGCCATGGCCACGTCAACCTAGAGCGCAGCCTGCGCGACAGCTGCGACGTCTACTACTACGATCTTGCCATGAAAGTCGGCATCGAGAAGATCGCCGACATGGGCCGCCGCCTCGGGCTGGGGGCCGCCCCCGACGTACCGATGTCGGCGGTGACCGCCGGGCTGATGCCCGACAAGGAGTGGAAACGTCGCGAGCGCGGCGCCGAATGGCTGATCGGCGACACCGTGAACGCCTCGATCGGACAGGGCTTCGTGCTGACCTCGCCGCTGCAGCAGGCGATCATGGTCTCGCGCGTGGCCACCGGGCGGGCGGTTTCGCCCCGCCTCGTGCGCAGCATCGGCGGCATCGAATCCCCCTCCGGGGCGGGCGCACCGCTCGACATCGACCCGCAGCACCTGCGCTGGGTCCGCAAGGCGATGTTCTCGGTCTCGAACAGCCGGCGCGGCACCGCCTATCGCTCGCGCATCATCGCCGATGACATGCGGATGGCCGGCAAGACCGGCACAAGCCAGGTCCTGAACCGGGTGGTCCGCAACTCCGACGTTCCGTGGGAAGAGCGCGACCACGCGCTCTTCGTGAACTTCGCGCCCTTCGAGGCCCCTCGCGTCGCCGTCTCGATCGTCGTGGAACATGGCGGCGGCGGCTCCTCGACCGCGGCGCCGATCGCGCGCGACATCACCTTGCAGGCGCTCTACAAGGGCACTCCCCCGCTCGACGCCTACCCGGCCTCGGACCGGGGCCGCATCCAGGCACAGCAGGAACGCCTTGAGCGCGAGCGCCGGGCCCGTGCCGAAGAGGAAGGCCGGCGCGCATGAGCTACCTCGAGTATACCGTCAAGACGACCCCCGCCGGCTGGCGCAAGGTGCTCTACCTGAACTGGCCGCTGGTGATCCTGCTGTCGGCGGTGGCCTGTGTCGGCTTCCTGATGCTCTACTCGGTGGCCGGCGGCGATCTCGGACGCTGGGCCGAGCCGCAGATGAAGCGCTTCGGCCTCGGCCTCGCGGCGATGTTCCTCGTGGCGATGGTGCCGATCTGGCTGTGGCGCAACCTCTCGGCGGTGATCTACCTCGGCGCCCTCGCGCTGCTGGTGGCGGTCGAGCTCTTCGGCTCGGTCGGCATGGGCGCGCAGCGCTGGATCGAACTTGGCTTCATGCGGCTGCAGCCCTCGGAGGTGATGAAGATCGCGCTCGTGATGGTGCTGGCCGCCTACTACGACTGGCTGCCGATGAAGCGCGTCTCCCACCCGGTGTGGGTGCTGGCGCCGATCGTGCTGATCCTGACGCCGACCTTTCTCGTGCTGACCCAGCCGGACCTCGGCACGGCGATCCTGCTGCTCACCTCCGGCGGGCTCATGATGTTCATGGCCGGCGTGCACTGGGCCTATTTCGGCGTGGTCATCGCGGCGGGCGTCGGGGCGGTCTACACCGTCTTCCTGTCGCGCGGCACGCCGTGGCAGCTGCTGAAGGACTACCAGTTCAGGCGGATCGACACCTTCCTCGATCCCTCGACCGACCCGCTGGGCGCCGGCTACCACATCACCCAGGCCAAGATCGCCATGGGCTCGGGGGGCTGGACCGGCCGCGGCTTCATGCAGGGCACGCAATCGCGGCTGAACTTCCTGCCCGAGAAACACACCGACTTCATCTTCAACACGCTCGCCGAGGAATTCGGCTTCGTCGGCGGCGTCTCCCTTCTTGCGCTCTACGTGCTGATCCTGCTGTTCTGCATCGTCGCGGCGATGCAGAACCGCGACCGTTATTCCTCGTTGCTGATCCTCGGGGTCGGGCTGACCTTCTTCCTGTTCTTCGCCGTCAACATGTCGATGGTCATGGGCCTTGCCCCCGTCGTCGGCGTGCCGCTGCCTCTGGTAAGCTACGGCGGCTCGGCGATGCTGGTGCTGATGGTCGCCTTCGGACTGGTGCAGAGCGCCCATATCCACAGGCCCCGCTGATGACCAACATCCTCTTCGCCGCCGGCCCCGAGCTCTGGGCCGACTACGAGACACCGCTGCGCCGCGCGCTCGATGCGACCGGGCTCGACTACACGCTGGGATGCGACGCCGCACCCGAGACCGTCGACTACATCGTCTACGCCCCCGGCTCGAAGCTGCAGGATTTCGCGCCCTACACGCGGCTCAAGGCGGTGATGAACCTCTGGGCCGGGGTCGAGAAGATCACCGGCAACCCCACACTCACCGCGCCGCTCACGCGGATGGTCGACGACGAGGGGCTGACGCAGGGCATGGTCGAATACGTCACCGGCCACGTGCTGCGGCACCATCTCGGGATGGATGCGCATATCGTGAACCCGGAGCACGCGTGGGAACCCAACGTCCCGCCCCTCTCGCGCGAACGCCCGGTGACGGTGCTCGGCCTCGGCGCGCTCGGTCAGGCCTGCGCCGGGATGCTGGCGCACCTCGGCTTTCCGGTCACCGGCTGGTCGCGCACGGAAAAGCAGGTCGAGCGCGTCACCTGCTTCCACGGCGACGACGGGCTGTCGCGGGCGCTTGCCGATGCGCAGATCGTGGTGCTGCTGCTGCCCGACACCCCCGCCACGCGGAACCTTCTGGATGCAGACCGGCTGGCCCGGCTGCCGTGGGGCGCAGTGATCGTGAACCCCGGACGCGGGCCGCTCATCGACGACGACGCGCTGCTCGCCGCGCTCGACGCCGGTCAGATCGCTCACGCCACGCTCGACACCTTCCGCACCGAGCCGCTGCCGGCGGACCACCCCTTCTGGGCGCACCCGAAGGTCACGGTCACCCCGCACATCGCCTCGGAAACCCGTGTCGACAGCGCTGCCCGCGTGATCGCCGCGAACATCCGGCGCGGCGAGGACGGCGAGCCGCTCCTGCACCTCGTCGACCGCGACGCCGGCTACTGAACGTCTCGGGCGCTCAGGCCGGACGGCGCTTGAAGACGCCCGTCCCCTTGGCCACGAGAACGCCGGTATCGTCGGTCAGGACGGCCTCGGCGAAAAACGTCTTGTGGCCGCCACCGGTGCGGCGCCCCTCGCAGATCAGCCGGGTGCCGGTCGCGCGCCCGATGAACTGGACATTGAGCGACAGGGTCAGCGCATGCAGGCGCGTGTCGGGGTCGCCGGTCCAGCACCCCGAGATCCCCATCGCCGAATCCAGCAGCGTTGCATGCACTCCGCCATGCGGAATGCCCTGCCGGTTGCCCAGCGCCTCGGTGATCGGCATCTCGTAGCGGGAAAATCCCTCGCCCCAGTCGGTCAGTTCGAAACCGAGATGTTGCGCGAAGGCGCTCGGGGGATCGTGGAAGTCGCTCATGTGGCGTCGGCGTCCTGTTGTTCAAGTGTCAGCGCCGCCGCCGGCGCCTTGAGATCATCGGTCCGCAGCGGGCCGGTCGGCCGCGCGAGCCGGTTGCGCACCACCCAGTGCAGCCGGTCGGTGGCCCGCGTGATCGCCACGTAGGCAAGACGTTTCCACAGCGGCTGGCCGGCCTCGACCCGCCCCATGCGCGCTGCCGCGTAGAGGTCCGGCGCAAAGACCTGCACCTGCTCCCACTGCGAGCCCTGCGCCTTGTGGATCGTCACCGCCGCACCGTGCAGGAAGGTCGCCCCCATGCGCGCCGCGAAGGGAATGAACGGCTCTTCCTCGTCCGGCTTCTCGATCTTCACGATCGAGGCCGCCGAGACCTGCGGATCGGGCGCGCCCATCACGTGCAGCCGCGAGAACCCCGGCTTGCGCCCGGGCCCGAGATAGATCACCTGCGCCCCCTTGATGAGGCCGCGGGCCTCGAGATCCAGCCGCTTCTTGCGGTGCTTGAGCGGCAGCTCGAGCCCGTCGCAGATCAGCGGCTCGCCGGGCAGAAGCTCGGTCTCGGGCGCATCGTGCACCGCCCGGAAGGCATTGATCAGCCGGATCCGCGTGGCGTTGCGCCAGACCAGCACCGGCGAGCGGGCCATCAGGTCGACCTCGACCCTCTGCGCCCAGACAACGCGGTCGTCCTGTGCCGCCTTTTCCTCCACCATGCGCTCGAACTCATGAAACTCCAGCGCCGGATCGGCCAGCGCATGCGCGAGATCGAGGATCGGGTTGTCGGCCTTCTGGCGGTGGACGCGATGCAGCTCAATCTTCTGCCCCTCGTCCATCGTGTCGAAGATCATCTTGCCCGACTGGTTCACCGGCGCGAGCTGCGCCGGGTCGCCGAAGAGCACGAGGTTCGGGAAGATCTCTCGCAGGTCCTCGTACTGGCGGTCGTCGAGCATCGAGGCCTCGTCGACGAAACCGATGTCGAGCGGCTCCTCGCGCCGCTTCCAGCCCGAGATGAAATCGCTGCCGCGCAGCCCCGCCGCCGCCAGCGCCGCCGGCACCGACTTGTGCGCCTGGTAGCTGGCAAAGGCCCGGTCGAGGGCCTCTTCCCCCAGCCCCTCGATCTCGGGCTTCTCGTCATTGCCCATCAGCCATTCGGCGATGCGCTCGTATTCCGGGTCATAGACCGGGGTGTAGATGATGCGGTGGATGGTGGTCGCCGGAACGCCACGGTTGCGCAGCACGCTCGCCGCCTTGTTGGTCGGCGCCAGCACCGCGAAGCTGCGGGTCTCGCGACGCTTGCGGTTCTCGTAGTCGCCCGAGACGATCTCGGCCCCCGCCGCCTCGAGCGCCTTGCAAAGCTCCGACAGCAGCAGCGTCTTGCCCGAGCCCGCCTTGCCCATCAGCGCCATGACCTGCCCCGGTCCTTCCTGCGCCGGTTCGCAGAAGCCGTCATCGAGGTGGACGCCGGCCTCGCGCAGCATGTCTGCCACGCGGTCCCAGGCCTCGGCCTGGTCGTCGGAGAAGGTCAGTGCGGGCAGATCGTCCATGCCGCGGACCCTAAAGCGCTGCGGCGCAAGAGACCAGAGAGCACGACGCCCGCGGCTTCTTCTGGCCCGAAATATCCCGGGGGAGTCGCCGCAGGCGACGGGGGCAGCGCCCCCTCAGGCGGCAGTGATCGTCCGCGCCGGCATCGACGCCCCGAAGGCCGCCTCGAACCACGCGCGGGAGCGCGCCGCCGGGATGCCCGCCGCCGCCGACACCCGCGCCTGCGCGTCGGCGCTGTGCGCCCAGAGGCCCACGCTGATGCGCGCCCGGCCCTCCCCGTCGCTGCCGAGCACGTCGGGCGATGCGCCGATGCGCCGGTAGATCCGCACCATGCGCGCGTCGAAGACGCCTACGAAATGCGCGATGCCGAAGCCCTGCATCACCTCGCCGCCCGCGAGCATCAGCGCGGCCGCCGTGCCCGGTTCCGTCTCGCGGGCGAGGCAGAAGCGCGTGCACTCCCAGATCAGCGGGCTCTCGATCCGCACGCCGCCGGTGAGATGGCCGAAATGCTCGTTGACCATGCAACGACCGACGGTGGGCAGAAGCCGCATCGACCCGCCGTGGCGGCCGTCGGCGCGCTCCCAGATCACGTAAAGCGGGTTCAGGGCATCGTAGGCATCGCGCTCCTCGCCCGCGGCATCGACGTCGACCTCCCAGCCGAGCCGCGTCGAGAACTGGTCGGCGCGGTCGCGGAACATGCTGCGCGCGAGCGTCGGAAAGGCGGCGAGCTGGTCGCCGTAGATGTAGCGGATCATGGTCGTGCTCCCTCGGTGTCCGGTGGAGCAAGGTTTGATCAGCCATGGTTAACGAGATCGGCGCACAGCGCGCGTTGCGCCCGGCGACGGCGGTCAGACAACGATCAGCCCGCGTGACAGGGCACGCGCGACCGCGTGGGTCGTGTTCATCGCGCCGAGCTTGAAGCGCGCGCTCTCGATGTAGACGCGCAGCGTGTGCTCGGAGATGCCGAGCGTCTCGGCCGCCTGTGCGCGGCTGTAGCCCACCGCGAGCAGTGTCAGCCCCTCGACCTCGCGCGGGCTCAGCGGCTGGGCGGGTTCGGGCGCGCGGCCCGGCTCCAGCTCGAGCGCCTTCTTGTTGAAGTAATGCGCCACGAGGATCAGCTCGCGCCGGTTCGCCTCGGTGAAGGCGGCCCAGCTTTCGTCGTCGCTGTTGTGACTGACCGTGAACATCGCGAACTGGCCGTTCGGGCCGCGGACCGGGATCGAGTAGCCCTGGTTGCCGACCCCATGCGCGATCGCATCCTGCTGGAAGGCGCGCGCGGCCCTCGAGCTCCAGTCAAGGCGTTTCCAGTCGACCGGGTGGAAGCGCTGGTAGCAGCCCTGCACCACCGGGTCGATCCGCAGGTAGCCCTTGTCGACATAACGCTGCACCCAGGCGGGATCGTAGGTGCCGCAGCCGTATTGTTCACCGCTGGCGCTGACCCAGTGGTAGATGAGGTGATCGACCTTGTAGAGATCGCGCAGCGCCTCGCTGACCGCCTGCAGGTCCTCGAGGCGTTCCGCCCGTTCAAGCCGTTCCAGAAACCCGCCCGCTGCGGAACTGCCCTCCACGAAGCCCAATGCCATTCCCCCCGGCATCCGACGCCATCTCGACCTCCGCGACGAGCTGCGCCTCGTCGAGCTGCTCGGCCAGCGCGTCGAGGGCGTTGGCCTGGGCAAAGGTCTTCAGATCGGTCAGAACGTCGATAATCCAATCATGTCGCATGATCAGCCTTTCCCCAGAGAATTAACAATTGGTTAATTCAACTCTAGCATGTGACCCGGAAGCGGGAAATTCGCACATTCCAACTCCCCGAATATGGCGAGGCGCGACGCGCCAAGCCCCTGACGCCGCTGGCTCGCGGGCGGAAACGGAAACGCCCGCGAACCGATTTCTCGATTCGCGGACGTTCTAGCAGGTCGCAGATGAAGCGCCGGTTAACTGCGGGCGTCGAGTGCCTCTTCAAAGGTGCGCAGCCCGGTCCGGGGCGCCTGCACCAGCACGGCCATGTTGCCGGGCTTGTGCTCGTTGCGCAGCATCTTGGTGTGCGCGCCGGGAATCTCGTCCCACTCGAAGACCTCGGACATGCAGGGATCGAGCCGGCGCTCGACCATCAGCCGGTTGGCCGAGGCCGCCTGCTTGAGGTTGGCGAAATGCGAGCCCTGCAGGCGCTTCTGGTGCATCCACATGTAGCGGACGTCGAAGGTGCAGTTGAAGCCCGAGGTTCCGGCGCAGATCACCACGATGCCGCCCTTCTTCACGATCAGCGTCGAGACCGGGAAGGTCGCCTCGCCGGGGTGTTCGAAGACCATGTCGACGTTCACGCCCTTGCCGGTGATGTCCCAGATCGCCTTGCCGAACTTGCGGGCTTCCTTGAGCCAGGCGTTGTATTCCGGCGTGTTGACCGTCGGAAGCTGGCCCCAGCAGTCGAACTCCTTGCGGTTGATGACCCCCTTGGCCCCCTGCGCCAGCACGAAGTCACGCTTGCTCTCGTCCGAGATCACGCCGATCGCGTTGGCGCCGGCGGTGTTCGCCAGCTGGATCGCGTAGGAGCCGAGGCCGCCCGAGGCGCCCCAGACCAGCACGTTCTGGCCGGGCTTGAGCTCGTGCGGGTGGTGGCCGAAGAGCATCCGGTAG belongs to Salipiger profundus and includes:
- the mrdA gene encoding penicillin-binding protein 2 is translated as MRRTPRESADSTRKITRRGLMLGGAQLAFAGVLGLRMHHMQVDQADEFRLLAEENRVNIHLIPPSRGRIFDREGRVIADNEPTYRITMRREDAGDVEDVIRRLSALVELDEKEVARALEEMRTSPPFLQVTIADRVSWDAISRVAVNAPALPGVTPEVGLSRFYPQHQTFAHVVGYVGPVSDRDLARYEDPEPVLRIPRFQIGKVGIEAKFEDRLRGSAGAKRVEVNAVGRVMRELDRREGEAGADMQLTVDSELQDYIKARLGEESASAVVMDVENGDVLAIASSPSYDPNKFVRGISVKDYGELRENNHRPLASKTVQDAYPPGSTFKIVTVLAGLEAGIIGPDDTVYCPGYLEVGSRRFHCWKRAGHGHVNLERSLRDSCDVYYYDLAMKVGIEKIADMGRRLGLGAAPDVPMSAVTAGLMPDKEWKRRERGAEWLIGDTVNASIGQGFVLTSPLQQAIMVSRVATGRAVSPRLVRSIGGIESPSGAGAPLDIDPQHLRWVRKAMFSVSNSRRGTAYRSRIIADDMRMAGKTGTSQVLNRVVRNSDVPWEERDHALFVNFAPFEAPRVAVSIVVEHGGGGSSTAAPIARDITLQALYKGTPPLDAYPASDRGRIQAQQERLERERRARAEEEGRRA
- the rodA gene encoding rod shape-determining protein RodA, translated to MSYLEYTVKTTPAGWRKVLYLNWPLVILLSAVACVGFLMLYSVAGGDLGRWAEPQMKRFGLGLAAMFLVAMVPIWLWRNLSAVIYLGALALLVAVELFGSVGMGAQRWIELGFMRLQPSEVMKIALVMVLAAYYDWLPMKRVSHPVWVLAPIVLILTPTFLVLTQPDLGTAILLLTSGGLMMFMAGVHWAYFGVVIAAGVGAVYTVFLSRGTPWQLLKDYQFRRIDTFLDPSTDPLGAGYHITQAKIAMGSGGWTGRGFMQGTQSRLNFLPEKHTDFIFNTLAEEFGFVGGVSLLALYVLILLFCIVAAMQNRDRYSSLLILGVGLTFFLFFAVNMSMVMGLAPVVGVPLPLVSYGGSAMLVLMVAFGLVQSAHIHRPR
- a CDS encoding 2-hydroxyacid dehydrogenase translates to MTNILFAAGPELWADYETPLRRALDATGLDYTLGCDAAPETVDYIVYAPGSKLQDFAPYTRLKAVMNLWAGVEKITGNPTLTAPLTRMVDDEGLTQGMVEYVTGHVLRHHLGMDAHIVNPEHAWEPNVPPLSRERPVTVLGLGALGQACAGMLAHLGFPVTGWSRTEKQVERVTCFHGDDGLSRALADAQIVVLLLPDTPATRNLLDADRLARLPWGAVIVNPGRGPLIDDDALLAALDAGQIAHATLDTFRTEPLPADHPFWAHPKVTVTPHIASETRVDSAARVIAANIRRGEDGEPLLHLVDRDAGY
- a CDS encoding PaaI family thioesterase, with the protein product MSDFHDPPSAFAQHLGFELTDWGEGFSRYEMPITEALGNRQGIPHGGVHATLLDSAMGISGCWTGDPDTRLHALTLSLNVQFIGRATGTRLICEGRRTGGGHKTFFAEAVLTDDTGVLVAKGTGVFKRRPA
- a CDS encoding ATP-dependent DNA helicase, with translation MDDLPALTFSDDQAEAWDRVADMLREAGVHLDDGFCEPAQEGPGQVMALMGKAGSGKTLLLSELCKALEAAGAEIVSGDYENRKRRETRSFAVLAPTNKAASVLRNRGVPATTIHRIIYTPVYDPEYERIAEWLMGNDEKPEIEGLGEEALDRAFASYQAHKSVPAALAAAGLRGSDFISGWKRREEPLDIGFVDEASMLDDRQYEDLREIFPNLVLFGDPAQLAPVNQSGKMIFDTMDEGQKIELHRVHRQKADNPILDLAHALADPALEFHEFERMVEEKAAQDDRVVWAQRVEVDLMARSPVLVWRNATRIRLINAFRAVHDAPETELLPGEPLICDGLELPLKHRKKRLDLEARGLIKGAQVIYLGPGRKPGFSRLHVMGAPDPQVSAASIVKIEKPDEEEPFIPFAARMGATFLHGAAVTIHKAQGSQWEQVQVFAPDLYAAARMGRVEAGQPLWKRLAYVAITRATDRLHWVVRNRLARPTGPLRTDDLKAPAAALTLEQQDADAT
- a CDS encoding acyl-homoserine-lactone synthase, whose amino-acid sequence is MIRYIYGDQLAAFPTLARSMFRDRADQFSTRLGWEVDVDAAGEERDAYDALNPLYVIWERADGRHGGSMRLLPTVGRCMVNEHFGHLTGGVRIESPLIWECTRFCLARETEPGTAAALMLAGGEVMQGFGIAHFVGVFDARMVRIYRRIGASPDVLGSDGEGRARISVGLWAHSADAQARVSAAAGIPAARSRAWFEAAFGASMPARTITAA
- a CDS encoding helix-turn-helix transcriptional regulator — encoded protein: MALGFVEGSSAAGGFLERLERAERLEDLQAVSEALRDLYKVDHLIYHWVSASGEQYGCGTYDPAWVQRYVDKGYLRIDPVVQGCYQRFHPVDWKRLDWSSRAARAFQQDAIAHGVGNQGYSIPVRGPNGQFAMFTVSHNSDDESWAAFTEANRRELILVAHYFNKKALELEPGRAPEPAQPLSPREVEGLTLLAVGYSRAQAAETLGISEHTLRVYIESARFKLGAMNTTHAVARALSRGLIVV
- the ccrA gene encoding crotonyl-CoA carboxylase/reductase is translated as MALDTQTGIAPYEAPEKDLYEIGEMPPLGYVPKKMYAWAIRRERHGEPDQSFQKEVVDTWQIDSHEVLVLVMAAGVNYNGVWAGLGKPISPFDVHKQDYHIAGSDASGIVWAVGEKVTRWKVGDEVVIHCNQDDGDDEECNGGDPMFSPSQRIWGYETGDGSFAQFTRVQAQQLMPRPKHLTWEESACYTLTLATAYRMLFGHHPHELKPGQNVLVWGASGGLGSYAIQLANTAGANAIGVISDESKRDFVLAQGAKGVINRKEFDCWGQLPTVNTPEYNAWLKEARKFGKAIWDITGKGVNVDMVFEHPGEATFPVSTLIVKKGGIVVICAGTSGFNCTFDVRYMWMHQKRLQGSHFANLKQAASANRLMVERRLDPCMSEVFEWDEIPGAHTKMLRNEHKPGNMAVLVQAPRTGLRTFEEALDARS